The Deltaproteobacteria bacterium genome window below encodes:
- a CDS encoding CoA transferase, producing MDDAATPAALAGLRVLELGQLLAGPYAGFVLAGFGAEVIKVEPPGDGDPLRRWRKLDGDTSLWWRSLARNKRCVTADLRQEEGRALVRKLVAQGIDIVIENFRPGRLERWGLGPADLWAIDPRIIVVRISGYGQHGPKAQEPGFANVAEAFGGLRYTTGEPDRPPVRAGISLGDTLTGLHAALGAMIAVHERGRSGRGQVIDCALYESVFQVMESLVPEYDRLGFVRERSGSALPGIVPSNTYRCTDGWLVLGANNDSLFQRLMHTIGRDDLGGDPTLARNDGRVAQTERIDAAIAAWASTRALADALAQLALAEVPSGPIYSIADIFADPHYAARGMLERITLPDGSTLAVPRLAPLLSRTPAQTRHAGGALGADNDAVWGALGLDHAALAQLRSRGVI from the coding sequence AAAGTCGAGCCGCCCGGCGACGGCGATCCGTTGCGACGGTGGCGCAAGCTCGACGGCGACACCTCGCTGTGGTGGCGCTCACTGGCCCGCAACAAGCGCTGCGTGACCGCGGACCTGCGTCAGGAGGAGGGCCGCGCGCTCGTGCGCAAGCTGGTCGCGCAGGGCATCGACATCGTGATCGAGAACTTCCGCCCGGGACGACTCGAGCGCTGGGGCCTTGGGCCTGCGGATCTCTGGGCCATCGATCCGCGCATCATCGTCGTGCGCATCTCGGGCTACGGACAGCACGGCCCCAAGGCCCAGGAGCCCGGCTTCGCCAACGTCGCCGAGGCCTTCGGCGGCCTGCGCTACACCACGGGCGAGCCCGATCGACCGCCGGTGCGCGCGGGCATCAGCCTCGGCGACACGCTCACCGGCCTGCACGCCGCACTCGGAGCCATGATCGCCGTGCACGAGCGCGGCCGCTCGGGTCGCGGTCAGGTGATCGACTGTGCGCTGTACGAGTCGGTGTTCCAGGTGATGGAGAGCCTGGTGCCCGAGTACGATCGGCTGGGATTCGTGCGCGAGCGCAGCGGCAGCGCGCTGCCGGGCATCGTGCCCAGCAACACCTACCGCTGCACCGACGGCTGGCTGGTGTTGGGCGCCAACAACGACAGCCTGTTCCAACGGCTCATGCACACCATCGGTCGCGACGACCTGGGCGGCGATCCCACGCTCGCCCGCAACGACGGCCGTGTCGCGCAGACCGAGCGCATCGACGCAGCCATCGCGGCGTGGGCGAGCACGCGAGCGCTGGCCGACGCGCTCGCCCAGCTCGCGCTGGCCGAGGTGCCGAGCGGGCCGATCTACAGCATCGCCGACATCTTCGCCGATCCGCACTACGCGGCCCGCGGCATGCTCGAGCGCATCACCCTGCCCGACGGCTCGACGCTCGCGGTGCCACGACTGGCACCGCTGCTGTCGCGCACGCCGGCGCAGACCCGCCACGCCGGCGGTGCACTCGGGGCCGACAACGACGCGGTGTGGGGCGCGCTCGGGCTCGACCACGCCGCGCTCGCGCAGCTGCGGTCACGCGGCGTCATCTGA
- a CDS encoding PaaI family thioesterase produces the protein MASDTEPALAAERFVAMVEQGLRVAPEFRWRLRAWNRGRVDLELDYDDAFERPGGTISGPTMFTLADLTLWAAVCSIVGYAPLAVTAHMAIHFLRRLRPVALLARCEVLKAGRRLIHGDVRMHSVDRPGEVVCHATGAYAIPETSTSVPSSAP, from the coding sequence ATGGCATCGGACACGGAACCAGCGCTCGCGGCGGAGCGCTTCGTCGCGATGGTCGAGCAGGGCCTGCGCGTGGCGCCCGAGTTCCGCTGGCGACTGCGCGCGTGGAACCGCGGCCGCGTGGACCTCGAGCTCGACTACGACGACGCGTTCGAGCGGCCAGGCGGGACCATCAGCGGCCCGACCATGTTCACCCTCGCCGACCTGACGCTGTGGGCCGCGGTGTGCTCGATCGTCGGCTACGCACCGCTCGCGGTCACGGCCCACATGGCGATCCACTTCCTGCGGCGGCTGCGACCGGTCGCATTGCTGGCGCGCTGCGAGGTCCTCAAGGCCGGCCGGCGCCTGATCCACGGCGACGTCCGCATGCACTCCGTGGATCGCCCCGGCGAGGTCGTGTGCCACGCGACGGGCGCGTACGCGATTCCCGAGACGTCGACTTCCGTGCCATCCTCGGCGCCATGA
- a CDS encoding zinc metallopeptidase, with protein sequence MKWERGHQSSNVIDRRGGGAGGKIGLGVVGTIIAVLVSRWIGIDITPLLGGGGDGGGEPIPADQDADRELKEFVSFVFDDAQATWSKLLGPRWRDAKMVLFSDAVQTRCGHADSGVGPFYCGGDEMVYIDLRFYRLLDQKFGAPGDFAQAYVIAHEVGHHVQHLQGVFERTAAQARGDARREKELSIRQELQADCYAGVWAFHSQRKDLLEAGDLEEGLGAASAVGDDTLQKMATGKVQPETWTHGSSAQRMKWFRRGFDTGDVDGCDTFGVDAP encoded by the coding sequence ATGAAGTGGGAACGCGGACACCAGAGCAGCAACGTCATCGACCGTCGCGGTGGTGGCGCGGGCGGCAAGATCGGCCTCGGGGTCGTCGGCACCATCATCGCGGTGCTGGTGTCGCGCTGGATCGGCATCGACATCACGCCGCTGCTGGGGGGCGGTGGTGATGGCGGCGGCGAGCCCATCCCCGCCGACCAAGACGCCGATCGCGAGCTCAAGGAGTTCGTCTCGTTCGTCTTCGACGACGCGCAGGCGACGTGGTCGAAGCTGCTGGGCCCGCGCTGGCGCGACGCCAAGATGGTGCTCTTCAGCGACGCCGTGCAGACCCGCTGTGGCCACGCCGACAGCGGTGTGGGGCCGTTCTACTGCGGCGGCGACGAGATGGTGTACATCGACCTGCGCTTCTATCGATTGCTCGATCAGAAGTTCGGCGCCCCCGGCGACTTCGCGCAGGCCTACGTGATCGCGCACGAGGTCGGGCACCACGTACAGCACCTGCAGGGCGTCTTCGAGCGCACCGCGGCGCAGGCCCGCGGCGACGCGCGCCGCGAGAAGGAGCTGTCGATCCGGCAGGAGCTGCAGGCCGATTGCTACGCCGGTGTGTGGGCGTTCCACAGCCAGCGCAAGGACCTGCTCGAGGCCGGCGATCTCGAGGAGGGGCTCGGCGCCGCGAGTGCGGTCGGCGACGACACCCTGCAGAAGATGGCGACCGGCAAGGTCCAGCCCGAGACCTGGACCCACGGCTCGTCGGCACAACGCATGAAGTGGTTCCGCCGCGGCTTCGATACCGGCGACGTCGACGGCTGCGACACCTTCGGCGTCGACGCGCCATGA
- a CDS encoding biotin--[acetyl-CoA-carboxylase] ligase, whose product MSDDALGSLSQRLRTRWLGRAHEHHGRIGSTNDRAAAWSDAPHGALVTADRQDAGRGRFGRVWHSPPGASLYASFVLRPSQADARWSALGLAVAVGLYEGLAGTIGGLGLRWPNDLLVGDRKLGGILCEGRWAGTTPQFVVGFGLNVRAQPWPPELTAIATSIEQATGERCDRVALLAAVLHALEPCLEAFARDGFAAIRDRYEAACVSLGTVVAVSVDGGRARRQVRAIGLDHDGALLVQGDAGRERVEAGELY is encoded by the coding sequence GTGAGCGACGACGCGCTCGGCTCGCTGTCGCAGCGGCTGCGCACGCGCTGGCTGGGGCGCGCCCACGAGCACCACGGGCGCATCGGCTCGACCAACGATCGCGCGGCCGCATGGTCGGACGCGCCCCACGGCGCGCTCGTGACCGCGGATCGTCAGGACGCGGGGCGCGGTCGCTTCGGTCGGGTGTGGCACTCGCCGCCGGGCGCGAGCCTCTACGCCAGCTTCGTGCTGCGGCCGTCGCAGGCCGATGCGCGCTGGTCGGCGCTGGGGCTGGCGGTGGCGGTCGGGCTGTACGAGGGGCTCGCGGGCACCATCGGCGGCCTCGGCCTGCGTTGGCCCAACGACCTGCTGGTCGGCGATCGCAAGCTCGGCGGCATCCTCTGCGAGGGCCGCTGGGCCGGCACCACGCCACAGTTCGTGGTCGGCTTCGGACTCAACGTGCGCGCGCAGCCGTGGCCACCGGAGCTCACCGCGATCGCGACCTCGATCGAGCAGGCCACCGGCGAGCGCTGCGATCGCGTCGCGCTGCTGGCCGCGGTGCTGCACGCGCTCGAGCCCTGCCTCGAGGCCTTCGCCCGCGACGGCTTCGCGGCCATCCGCGATCGCTACGAGGCCGCGTGCGTCTCGCTCGGCACCGTGGTCGCGGTCTCGGTCGACGGCGGCCGCGCGCGCCGCCAGGTGAGAGCGATCGGCCTCGATCACGACGGCGCGTTGCTCGTGCAGGGCGACGCGGGGCGCGAGCGCGTCGAGGCCGGCGAGCTGTACTAG
- a CDS encoding CAP domain-containing protein, with product MGLASCVVLASACDGDPIDDDANAWEAVPDIPYCVGAADWDPQWTELEEQILARVNDARAHGADCRTAGNFPATTPLRMDPALRCAARLHSADMAARDYFEHDDPDGGSPFERIEDAGYTWSTAGENIAAGSPDAAGTMAQWMGSDGHCSNIMNPGFDDIGVGYHPGGAYGHLWTQTFGAP from the coding sequence ATGGGGCTCGCGTCGTGCGTGGTGTTGGCGTCGGCGTGCGACGGCGATCCCATCGATGACGACGCCAACGCCTGGGAGGCGGTGCCCGACATCCCCTACTGCGTCGGCGCGGCCGACTGGGATCCGCAGTGGACCGAGCTCGAAGAGCAGATCCTCGCGCGGGTGAACGACGCGCGCGCGCACGGGGCCGACTGCCGCACGGCTGGCAACTTCCCCGCCACCACGCCGCTGCGCATGGATCCCGCGCTGCGCTGTGCAGCACGCCTGCACTCGGCCGACATGGCCGCGCGCGACTACTTCGAGCACGACGATCCCGACGGCGGGTCGCCGTTCGAGCGCATCGAGGACGCCGGCTACACCTGGTCGACCGCCGGCGAGAACATCGCGGCTGGCTCGCCCGACGCCGCCGGCACCATGGCGCAGTGGATGGGTAGCGACGGCCACTGCTCGAACATCATGAACCCGGGCTTCGACGACATCGGGGTCGGCTACCATCCCGGCGGCGCGTATGGACACCTGTGGACGCAGACCTTCGGCGCACCGTGA
- the glgB gene encoding 1,4-alpha-glucan branching protein GlgB, with protein sequence MDHPPAIVRLARAWGLQVGFHDFTGTFRDSREDSLRAVLAALGAAVEGDLEAAIREREEARARELLPPVLVAWDGWLDVQLRVPRERIDATLTLTLTLEHGEVRSLPLRASDAERARATDADTIAIAARWPTALPTGYHRLVVAGTDAAAVVLAAPRRVWQPPASPPPRHFGVFAPMFALHSEGSLGVGDFGDMARLYDVVAARGGSAVATLPLLSAYLDDPCEASPYVPCSRLAWNELYLDLRAIPELAHTPAAAAVLAHPDTTAEIHRLRGLDLVEHRAEMALRRRVLAPLAEALFADTGPRRDAFDAFVAARPELVDYARFRAAQERFGVAWDRWPETARAGVLPAPVDPVEQAAMRHHLFAQFCCHEQLTALSQHMSGGGLGLYLDLPVGVHGLGFDTWRHREVFVHGLATGAPPDLLFGGGQNWAFPPLHPDALRRSGHAYTIAMIRNHLRYAKALRIDHVMGLHRLYVIPQGARATEGVYLEYPHDEFYAIFSIESHRSGTLLVGEDLGTVPGEVHEAMREHGVLGMHVVEYAARPQPPALPRAGSDTAASVNTHDMPTFAAYWCGDDIDDRVALGWIDDATAAADHRARAALRGSLRAHWSERTPLAPDADADAAYDACLVDLGDSETPLALVALEDLWGELHPHNVPGTWLERPNWRRRARFGVDALPEAALAKLTRLAQARAGGVQAGAVRHDASRISADDLHWFNEGTHERVHDKLGAHPHCVDGVDGVAFAVWAPSAREVSVIGDWNAWRPGAHPLHVHGSSGIWEGFVPGVAPGCRYKFDIVGEHGHAEKADPVAAWAEAPPRTASLVARSSPSFDDEAWLERRAAANRLDAPMTIYECHLGSWMRVPEEGNRMLGYRELGVRLAEYLGRTGFTHVELLPVMEHPFYGSWGYQTTGYFAPTARHGSPADFRAMIDTLHAAGITVILDWVPSHFPSDAFALANFDGTHLYEHADPRKGYHPDWHSSIFNYGRYEVCSFLVSSALSWLERFGVDGLRVDAVASMLYLDYSRKAGEWVPNVHGGRENLEAIAFLRRLNEALFRRFPGAQSFAEESTAWPMVSRPTWLGGLGFGLKWDMGWMHDTLRYMGRDPIHRGWHQHELTFRMIYAFGENFVLPLSHDEVVHGKGSMLGKMPGDRWQKFANLRLLYGYMWGQPGKKLLFMGGEFAQEREWNHDLSLDWHLLGDGMHAGVQRWIADLNRLHRDQPALHEQDHDPAGFEWIDFTDATNSVFAWLRRSRSGQSVLVVCNFTPVPRPGYRIGVPHPGHWYELANSDAGEYGGSGLGNFGGRDAEPVGAHGRGWSLELTLPPLGCIMLRCGDPT encoded by the coding sequence GTGGATCATCCCCCCGCGATTGTTCGACTGGCCCGTGCATGGGGCCTGCAGGTCGGCTTCCACGACTTCACCGGCACGTTCCGTGACAGCCGCGAGGACTCGCTGCGGGCTGTGCTCGCGGCCCTCGGCGCGGCCGTCGAGGGCGACCTCGAGGCCGCGATCCGCGAGCGCGAAGAAGCCCGCGCGCGCGAGCTGCTGCCGCCGGTGCTGGTCGCATGGGATGGCTGGCTCGACGTGCAGCTGCGCGTGCCCCGGGAGCGCATCGACGCCACGCTCACGCTCACGCTCACGCTCGAGCACGGCGAGGTGCGCTCGTTGCCGCTGCGGGCCAGCGACGCCGAGCGAGCGCGGGCGACCGACGCCGACACCATCGCGATCGCGGCGCGCTGGCCGACCGCACTACCGACCGGCTACCACCGCCTGGTGGTCGCGGGCACCGACGCCGCCGCCGTGGTGTTGGCCGCACCGCGCCGGGTGTGGCAGCCGCCCGCGAGCCCGCCACCGCGGCACTTCGGCGTGTTCGCGCCGATGTTCGCGCTGCACTCCGAGGGCAGCCTCGGGGTCGGCGACTTCGGCGACATGGCGCGGCTGTACGACGTCGTCGCGGCGCGGGGTGGCAGCGCGGTCGCGACGCTGCCGTTGCTGTCGGCGTACCTCGACGACCCGTGCGAGGCCAGCCCCTACGTGCCGTGCTCGCGGCTGGCGTGGAACGAGCTGTACCTCGACCTGCGTGCGATCCCGGAGCTCGCCCACACGCCGGCGGCCGCGGCCGTGCTCGCCCACCCCGACACCACCGCCGAGATCCATCGGCTGCGCGGGCTCGATCTGGTCGAGCACCGCGCCGAGATGGCGCTGCGACGCCGCGTGCTCGCGCCGCTGGCCGAGGCGCTGTTCGCCGACACCGGCCCGCGTCGCGACGCCTTCGATGCGTTCGTCGCGGCGCGCCCCGAGCTGGTCGACTACGCCCGCTTCCGGGCCGCGCAGGAACGCTTCGGGGTGGCCTGGGATCGCTGGCCCGAGACCGCCAGGGCCGGCGTGCTGCCGGCGCCGGTCGACCCCGTCGAACAGGCCGCGATGCGGCACCACCTGTTCGCGCAGTTCTGCTGCCACGAGCAGCTGACGGCGCTCTCGCAGCACATGTCCGGCGGCGGACTCGGGCTCTACCTCGACCTGCCGGTCGGCGTGCACGGGCTCGGCTTCGACACCTGGCGACATCGCGAGGTCTTCGTGCACGGCCTCGCCACCGGCGCGCCGCCGGACCTGTTGTTCGGCGGGGGACAGAACTGGGCCTTCCCGCCGTTGCACCCCGACGCGCTGCGGCGCAGCGGCCACGCGTACACCATTGCGATGATCCGCAACCACCTGCGGTACGCCAAGGCGCTCCGCATCGATCACGTGATGGGCCTGCATCGCCTGTACGTGATCCCGCAGGGCGCCCGCGCGACCGAGGGCGTCTACCTCGAGTATCCCCACGACGAGTTCTACGCGATCTTCTCGATCGAGTCGCACCGCAGCGGCACGCTGCTGGTCGGCGAGGACCTCGGCACCGTGCCCGGAGAGGTCCACGAGGCCATGCGCGAGCACGGCGTGCTGGGCATGCACGTGGTCGAGTACGCCGCGCGGCCGCAGCCACCCGCGCTGCCCCGCGCCGGGAGCGACACCGCGGCCTCGGTGAACACCCACGACATGCCGACGTTCGCGGCCTACTGGTGCGGCGACGACATCGACGACCGCGTCGCACTGGGCTGGATCGACGACGCCACCGCGGCCGCGGATCATCGCGCACGCGCGGCGCTGCGCGGCAGCCTGCGCGCACACTGGTCGGAGCGCACGCCGCTCGCGCCCGACGCCGATGCCGACGCGGCCTACGACGCGTGCTTGGTCGATCTGGGCGACAGCGAAACGCCGCTGGCCCTGGTCGCGCTCGAGGATCTGTGGGGCGAGCTGCACCCCCACAACGTGCCGGGCACCTGGCTCGAGCGACCCAACTGGCGTCGACGCGCGCGCTTCGGCGTCGACGCGCTGCCCGAGGCCGCGCTCGCCAAGCTGACCCGGCTCGCGCAGGCCCGCGCCGGCGGCGTGCAGGCGGGCGCGGTGCGCCACGACGCCAGCCGCATCAGCGCCGACGATCTGCACTGGTTCAACGAGGGCACCCACGAGCGCGTGCACGACAAGCTCGGCGCGCACCCGCACTGCGTCGACGGCGTCGACGGGGTCGCGTTCGCGGTGTGGGCCCCGTCCGCGCGCGAGGTCAGCGTCATCGGCGACTGGAACGCGTGGCGCCCGGGCGCCCACCCGCTGCACGTGCACGGCAGCTCCGGCATCTGGGAGGGCTTCGTACCGGGCGTGGCGCCCGGCTGCCGCTACAAGTTCGACATCGTCGGCGAGCACGGCCACGCCGAGAAGGCCGACCCGGTGGCCGCGTGGGCCGAGGCACCGCCGCGCACCGCCTCGCTGGTGGCCCGCAGCTCGCCGAGCTTCGACGACGAGGCCTGGCTCGAGCGCCGCGCCGCCGCCAACCGCCTCGACGCGCCGATGACGATCTACGAGTGCCACCTGGGCTCGTGGATGCGCGTGCCCGAGGAGGGCAATCGCATGCTCGGCTACCGCGAGCTGGGGGTGAGGCTGGCCGAGTACCTCGGTCGCACCGGCTTCACCCACGTCGAGCTGCTGCCGGTGATGGAGCACCCCTTCTACGGCTCGTGGGGCTACCAGACCACCGGCTACTTCGCCCCCACCGCGCGTCACGGCAGCCCCGCCGACTTCCGCGCGATGATCGACACGCTGCACGCCGCCGGCATCACGGTGATCCTCGACTGGGTGCCATCGCACTTCCCGTCCGACGCGTTCGCGCTGGCCAACTTCGACGGCACGCACCTCTACGAGCACGCCGATCCGCGCAAGGGCTACCACCCCGACTGGCACAGCTCGATCTTCAACTACGGCCGCTACGAGGTGTGTTCATTCCTGGTGTCGAGCGCGCTCAGCTGGCTCGAGCGCTTCGGCGTGGACGGCTTGCGCGTCGATGCGGTCGCGTCGATGCTCTACCTCGACTACTCGCGCAAGGCCGGCGAATGGGTGCCCAACGTCCACGGCGGACGCGAGAATCTCGAGGCGATCGCGTTCCTGCGGCGGCTCAACGAGGCCCTGTTCCGCCGCTTCCCCGGCGCGCAGAGCTTCGCCGAGGAATCGACCGCGTGGCCGATGGTCTCGCGTCCGACCTGGCTCGGCGGGCTCGGCTTCGGGCTCAAGTGGGACATGGGTTGGATGCACGACACGCTGCGCTACATGGGCCGCGATCCGATCCACCGCGGCTGGCACCAACACGAGCTCACCTTCCGCATGATCTACGCGTTCGGCGAGAACTTCGTGTTGCCGCTGTCCCACGACGAGGTCGTGCACGGCAAGGGCTCGATGCTCGGCAAGATGCCGGGCGACCGCTGGCAGAAGTTCGCCAACCTGCGCCTGCTGTACGGCTACATGTGGGGCCAGCCCGGCAAGAAGCTGCTGTTCATGGGCGGCGAGTTCGCGCAGGAGCGCGAGTGGAACCACGACCTCTCGCTCGACTGGCACCTGCTCGGCGACGGCATGCACGCCGGGGTGCAGCGCTGGATCGCCGATCTCAACCGCCTGCACCGCGACCAGCCCGCGCTGCACGAGCAGGACCACGACCCCGCGGGCTTCGAGTGGATCGACTTCACCGACGCCACCAACAGCGTGTTCGCGTGGCTGCGCCGCAGCCGCAGCGGCCAGAGCGTGCTCGTGGTGTGCAACTTCACGCCGGTGCCGCGACCGGGCTATCGCATCGGCGTGCCGCACCCCGGGCACTGGTACGAGCTCGCCAACAGCGACGCCGGCGAGTATGGCGGCAGTGGGCTCGGCAACTTCGGAGGCCGCGACGCCGAGCCGGTCGGCGCGCACGGGCGCGGCTGGTCGCTCGAGCTCACGCTCCCGCCGCTCGGCTGTATCATGCTGCGTTGCGGGGACCCCACGTGA
- a CDS encoding DUF3536 domain-containing protein: protein MSARYICIHGHFYQPPRENPWLESIEVQPSAYPFHDWNERITAECYGPNAAARILDEQGCITRIVSNYARMSFNFGPTLLAWLERARRDVYRSIIAADGQSRKRFAGHGSAMAQAYNHSILPLCRPRDKRTQIRWGLRDFEVRFARRPEGMWLPETAVDIETLELLADEGIAFTLLAPHQAGAIRARSDGSPWVDVGGARIDPRRAYRVELPGGRSIAVFFYDGPVSQAIAFERLLQSGDGFATRLRGAFDGREEAQLVHVATDGETYGHHHRYGDMALAYALHTLEQAQDVRLVNYGEFLARHPPTYEARVVERTSWSCAHGIERWRADCGCNSGGHPGWSQRWRGPLRAALDWLAARLDAVFETAGAPLLRDPWVARDGYIDAILDRSPEALERFLLRHATGKLDPAARTRALELLELQRHALLMYTSCGWFFDEVSGIETVQIIRYAARAASLAERLDPGLAGPDGLQAGFLAQLAHAVGNLPEFADAAVVYRRNVDVLDLDKLAAHYAVSSLFHGYEERTELFAYFVDQLDMRSHSLGRAKLVLGTIRITSRVTYETQVRSFGFVHFGDHNLSGGVRHFEQAADYEAMCREVASAFERADMPEVLRLLDGHFLELTYSLRSLFRDEQQRALDVIVRSALTDAEALASQLYETHSPLLRYLATLDLPLPKSLRGLADFVHNSSLRRELERHELEFPRIRALLSESEDVGTELDSAGIGFALRQAIERAANLWAEEPEQLGRLRRLRRAAEFGREMSLELDLHHVQNRFYALLEAVYPRFYEQAERGDPIAIEWREHFRALGEALRVRVGP, encoded by the coding sequence GTGAGCGCGCGGTACATCTGCATCCACGGCCACTTCTACCAGCCGCCGCGGGAGAACCCGTGGCTGGAGTCGATCGAGGTGCAGCCGTCGGCGTACCCGTTCCACGACTGGAACGAGCGCATCACCGCCGAGTGCTACGGGCCCAACGCGGCCGCGCGCATCCTCGACGAGCAGGGCTGCATCACCCGCATCGTCAGCAACTACGCGCGCATGAGCTTCAACTTCGGGCCGACCCTGTTGGCCTGGCTCGAGCGCGCGCGACGTGACGTCTATCGCTCGATCATCGCGGCCGATGGTCAGAGCCGCAAGCGCTTCGCCGGGCACGGCTCCGCGATGGCGCAGGCCTACAACCACTCGATCCTCCCGCTGTGTCGGCCCCGCGACAAGCGCACGCAGATCCGCTGGGGGCTGCGCGACTTCGAGGTCCGCTTCGCGCGGCGTCCCGAGGGCATGTGGTTGCCCGAGACCGCCGTCGACATCGAGACCCTCGAGCTGCTCGCCGACGAGGGCATCGCATTCACGCTGCTGGCACCCCACCAGGCCGGCGCGATCCGAGCGCGCAGCGACGGCAGCCCGTGGGTCGACGTCGGCGGCGCGCGCATCGATCCGCGGCGGGCCTATCGCGTGGAGCTGCCGGGTGGCCGCTCGATCGCCGTGTTCTTCTACGATGGTCCGGTGTCGCAGGCGATCGCGTTCGAGCGGCTGCTGCAGAGCGGCGACGGCTTCGCCACCCGCCTGCGCGGAGCCTTCGACGGCCGCGAGGAGGCCCAGCTGGTCCACGTCGCGACCGACGGCGAGACCTACGGTCACCACCATCGCTACGGCGACATGGCGCTGGCGTACGCGCTGCACACCCTCGAGCAGGCCCAGGACGTGCGGCTCGTCAACTATGGCGAGTTCCTCGCGCGGCACCCTCCGACCTACGAGGCCCGCGTGGTCGAGCGGACCTCGTGGAGCTGCGCCCACGGCATCGAGCGCTGGCGCGCCGACTGCGGCTGCAACAGCGGCGGCCACCCGGGCTGGTCGCAGCGCTGGCGCGGGCCGCTGCGCGCCGCGCTGGACTGGCTCGCGGCGCGGCTCGACGCGGTGTTCGAGACCGCCGGCGCACCGCTGCTGCGCGACCCATGGGTCGCGCGCGACGGCTACATCGACGCGATCCTCGATCGCAGCCCCGAGGCCCTCGAGCGATTCTTGCTGCGCCACGCCACCGGCAAGCTCGACCCGGCCGCACGCACGCGCGCGCTGGAGCTGCTCGAGCTGCAGCGACACGCCCTGCTGATGTACACCAGCTGCGGGTGGTTCTTCGACGAGGTCTCGGGCATCGAGACGGTACAGATCATCCGCTACGCCGCGCGGGCGGCATCGCTGGCCGAGCGCCTCGACCCCGGGCTGGCCGGCCCGGACGGGCTGCAGGCGGGGTTCCTCGCGCAGCTCGCCCACGCGGTCGGCAACCTGCCGGAGTTCGCCGACGCCGCGGTGGTCTACCGCCGCAACGTCGACGTGCTCGACCTCGACAAGCTCGCGGCCCACTACGCGGTCAGCTCGCTGTTCCACGGCTACGAAGAGCGCACCGAGCTGTTCGCGTACTTCGTCGATCAGCTCGACATGCGCAGCCACTCGCTCGGCCGTGCGAAGCTGGTGCTCGGCACCATCCGCATCACCTCGCGCGTGACCTACGAGACCCAGGTGCGCAGCTTCGGCTTCGTGCACTTCGGCGATCACAACCTCTCGGGCGGCGTGCGGCACTTCGAGCAGGCCGCCGACTACGAGGCGATGTGCCGCGAGGTCGCGAGCGCGTTCGAGCGCGCCGACATGCCCGAGGTGCTGCGCCTACTCGACGGCCACTTCCTCGAGCTCACCTACTCCCTGCGCTCGCTGTTCCGCGACGAGCAGCAGCGCGCGCTCGACGTCATCGTCCGCTCGGCGCTGACCGACGCCGAGGCGCTCGCCAGCCAGCTCTACGAGACCCACTCGCCGCTGCTGCGCTACCTCGCCACGCTCGACCTGCCGCTGCCCAAGTCGCTGCGCGGGCTGGCGGACTTCGTGCACAACAGCTCGCTGCGCCGCGAGCTCGAGCGCCACGAGCTCGAGTTCCCCCGCATCCGCGCGCTGCTGTCGGAGTCCGAGGACGTCGGCACCGAGCTCGACAGCGCCGGCATCGGCTTCGCCCTGCGTCAGGCGATCGAGCGCGCCGCCAACCTGTGGGCCGAGGAACCCGAGCAGCTGGGGCGCCTGCGGCGACTCCGGCGCGCCGCCGAGTTCGGCCGCGAGATGTCGCTGGAGCTCGACCTCCACCACGTGCAGAACCGCTTCTATGCCCTGCTCGAGGCGGTCTATCCCCGCTTCTACGAGCAGGCCGAGCGCGGCGACCCGATCGCGATCGAGTGGCGCGAGCACTTCCGGGCGCTCGGCGAGGCCCTGCGCGTGCGCGTCGGGCCGTGA
- a CDS encoding matrixin family metalloprotease, protein MAAAVMSCSPVAAAFEPVAPSLGVLTLLRCQAALGLRAFETGTGRCDATHACVGLFVHVVVEDGEPVRPPQWFAAQVAAANRLYADIGVAFEVAGVREAPADQADIDGRSDRDALGRDATPAGVVHVFVVRRLADVDIAGDEIRGVHWRVRAEPSRRFVILSSIAPERVLAHELGHFFGLPHSRFAVSIMNKTPRDEPPPELRGFHPSELAIMRRERDRMFGDRTLVRRNRRSPRR, encoded by the coding sequence GTGGCCGCAGCGGTGATGTCGTGCTCGCCGGTCGCCGCCGCGTTCGAGCCGGTCGCGCCATCGCTGGGGGTGTTGACGCTGCTGCGCTGCCAGGCCGCGCTCGGCCTGCGCGCGTTCGAGACTGGCACTGGCCGCTGCGATGCCACGCACGCCTGCGTCGGGTTGTTCGTGCACGTGGTGGTCGAAGACGGCGAGCCCGTGCGACCGCCGCAGTGGTTTGCGGCGCAGGTCGCCGCCGCCAATCGGCTCTACGCCGACATCGGCGTCGCGTTCGAGGTCGCCGGTGTCCGCGAGGCGCCCGCCGATCAGGCCGACATCGACGGCCGCAGCGACCGCGACGCGCTCGGCCGCGATGCGACCCCGGCCGGTGTCGTGCACGTGTTCGTGGTCCGACGCTTGGCGGATGTCGACATCGCCGGCGACGAGATCCGCGGCGTGCACTGGCGCGTGCGCGCCGAGCCGTCGCGTCGCTTCGTGATCCTGTCGTCGATCGCACCCGAGCGGGTGCTCGCGCACGAGCTGGGCCACTTCTTCGGGCTGCCGCACTCGCGCTTCGCGGTCAGCATCATGAACAAGACCCCGCGCGACGAGCCGCCGCCAGAGCTGCGCGGCTTCCACCCCTCGGAGCTCGCGATCATGCGCCGCGAGCGTGACCGGATGTTCGGCGATCGCACGCTGGTGCGGCGCAATCGTCGGTCGCCGCGGCGCTAG